AACATCTACGGGTAATCAAGTTGTTTTGACTACTAGTTGGGAAATTTTATCTCGTTTATTAAATGGATTTGTCTTTGTATTATTAGGTGTCACATTACCACGTAATATGATTGACCTGGCCGATTTTGGCAGTCAGCACTTCATCGTATTGATGGTGTTAGCAGTAGGTTTATATGTAGTAATGACTTTGTTACGTTTTTTGTGGGCTCAATTTGGATTAGTCAAAGTTCCAGCTGCCAATGATCGCGAACATCAAAAAAACAGCTGGGTCATTGCTTTTAGTGGAGTTCATGGAACAATTACTTTAGCTATGGCCTTTACGCTGCCGCTAGTAGTTAATAATCAGATATTACCATTTAGAACCGATTTGATTTTTATTGCAGAAACTATCATTGTGATTAGCTTAATTGTTCCTACTTTAGTACTGCCTAAATTATTACCCCCACAAAAAAAGGCTTTTACAATTAAGCAATTTAATCGTGTAGTAACCCAAATGGTTGATTATGCGATTCAAGAATTACAAGCGCATCATAATGAAGACTATCTTACTCTTAGTCGAGTGATTGACTTATTACACACTCAACGTGGCCACCGTGAGCACGCCAGTGCTAAAAAAATCTCGCATTTATTTCAACGCACCCAAAGTTTAGAAGCGGCGATTATTAATGATTACGCCCGCAATGGTGAAATTAGTTGGGAAAGTGCGCAACGTTATGAAATTAAGCAATTATTTTATTTGCGGAAAATTTTGTTAAAGCCATGGACACGTTTCAAATTAGCTTGGACCATTTTGCGGCTCTTGTTTTTTAATCAACGTCAATTATTAATTAAAGCTTATCAATTTAAGAAACATCCCACACCTGAATCAGAAAACTATCAAACTGATGTGCGGAAGATGGAAAATTGGGGTTATCATGCAGTTATAAAGTATTTACGCCGGATGCAACGTCCTGATAATAAAGCGGAAATCCGAATTTTAAGACACTATTATGAATTGCGGCATCAGCGAATTAATAATCCGGTTGATAATGCTGCCAATGAAAGTGAATTATTAATTGCTGCTTTTCAATATGAATATTCTTTTGTCCAACAAGCAGCACAAAAGCAAGAACTTTCAGAAGACTTGGTCCAAGCAATTAATGAAAAAATTTCTACTGACCAATTTGTTTATATGACATCTGATGATTAATAAGGAAGAAAAATGCTGAAATACAATCAAGATTTCTTAAAACGCTATTTAAAATGGGGCTGGCTAGCTTTTATAAGTATTACTGTTATTTTTGCTGGAATTACTGGCTATCTCGCACATGTTTATCCCACAGCGATTCATAACATGATTAAATTGCTGCGATCAATTCTGCCTACTAGTGGCAACAACACCCAAATGTTTTGGGGGATTTTGTTGAATAATGAAAAAGCGACCCTAATCATTTTATTGTTGGCACTGATTCCTATACCTGGTTTTTATTGGTTGACCTTTATTATGACTTCTTTATCTGTAGGATTTGTGTTAGGTGTTAGAGGGGCGCAGAGTGGCTGGCTGTTGGCAGTTAAAGCTTTTGTTTTAGGAATATTACCACATGGAATTTTTGAAATGTCTGCATTATTGTTAGTGGTAGCTTTGGCAGCACAATTAAATCGTGGTTGGCGAAATTTTTTATTTAGTCGGCAGTTGCAGCAGCCTATATCAGTCAAAGCTCTCTTATTACAATATTTATTAATAGTAGTGCCATTAATTGCTTTGGCGGCGTTAATAGAAGGCTTTATTACGCCTATTTTATTGCAATGGGCATAAATCTGGATAAAAACAGGGTCTTGTTGCCCTGTTTTTTTGTATAGAAAAATTTTGAAATAATTAAATATTGAAAAACTCTAACCAAAAAAAATTTAAAAAAAATGTATAATTACTAGTTAGATGATTGCGTTAAGTGCCAGTTTAGGTTAGGATTGACTGTGAAACATTATACTGTTTCACGTAAGGAGTTAAGATGAATCCACAAGAATTACAATTAAGTTTAGCGCACCAAAACATTAATTTATCTGATCAACAAATGGCTCAATTACAGCAATATTTCCAATTATTGGTTGAAACTAATAAAGTGATGAATTTAACCAATATTACTGAAGAATCCGCTGTTTATGTCAAACACTTTTATGATTCTTTGACACCAATGTTTTATGATCAGCAATTGACACAAGCAGTTTCAGTGGCTGATATCGGAACTGGAGCGGGTTTTCCAGGCATAGTTTTAAAAATTGCTAATCCCAAATTGCATTTAACTTTAGTTGATTCTTTGAATAAGCGTTTGAATTTTTTGCAACAGGTAGTGGATCAATTACAATTATCTAAAGTACAACTCGTTCATGCGCGGGCCGAAGAGTTTGGACAACAAGCACAATATCGTCAACAATATGATTATGTGGTGGCTCGAGCAGTTGCCAATTTGCCAGTTTTATTGGAGCTTTGCTTGCCAGTAGTAAAGCAAGGCGGTTATTTTATTGCTCTAAAGGGTGCTCAAGCCGAAACAGAAATGGCCGCAGCAAAGTCTGCATTATTTAAATTGGGGGGGCAGATTGAGCGCGTTGAAAAGTTGGAATTACCACAGGCGGCGGGGGAACGTCAGTTAATTTGGATTCAAAAGATTAAGTCAACACCTGCTAAATTCCCACGGAAGCCGGGTATACCAGCTCGTAATCCCCTTTAGGAGGAAAAGTTATGTCAATTTTTGATAGATTTGTGGATAGTAAACCAGTAGCTGAGGATGATGAAATTCAAGTTCAAGAATTGCCAGTTGAACAAATTATACCTAATACTTATCAGCCACGACATGATTTTAATGAAGTGCAAATTAATGAATTAGCTCAATCAATTCAAGCTAATGGCTTGTTGCAGCCGATTATTGTACGGCAAAACGATGAACAAAAGTATGAAATCATCGCGGGAGAACGGCGTTTTCGAGCTATCCAACGCTTGAATTGGACTAGTATTCCAGCAATTATTCGAGAATACACTAACCAAGAAAGTGCTGCTTTGGCTCTCATTGAAAACTTACAAAGGGAAGATTTAAATCCGATTGAAGAAGCACAAGCATATGCCAAATTAGAACAAATGGAACAATTACAGCAAAAAGATCTTGCTCGTAAATTAGGTAAAAGTCAGTCTTATGTTGCTAACAAATTGCGGTTATTAAAATTAGCTCCACAAGTTCAACAAGCAATTTCTAATGGTCAAATTTCACAACGGCATGGTCGGGCTTTGCTTAATTTGAATTTAGAACAACAACAAGCCTTATTACCACAAATAATTAATAAGAAGCTCACAGTCAAAGCTACTGAGGATTTAGTTGAAAAAACACTCCATCCACAAGTCAAAAAGCAAACAAAAGTAAGAGCTTTAACCTCAAACAATTCCAAATTGAGTATTAATACTCTTCATGATTCCATTAAACTAGCTCAAAAAAATGGTGCTCAATTTACTTATCAAGAAGTGGACACAGATCAAGAATATAAAATGATTATTACAGTTAAAAAGGAGGATCAACATGGCTAGAGTCATTTCCTTAGCCAATCAAAAGGGCGGAGTCGGTAAAACGACCACTACAATCAATTTAGGTGCTTGCTTATCAGAACTAGGCAAACAAGTATTGGTAATTGATATTGATCCTCAAGGTAACGCTACTAGTGGTTTGGGAATTAAAAAAGTTGATGTTACTCAAGATATTTATGATGTAATTATTAATGAGTTGCCGTTGCAAAAAACAATCATGAAAACTGAACGTTCTGGTCTGGATATTGTGCCCGCTACGATTCAATTAGCCGGGGCAGAAATGGAATTGACATCCATGATGGCCCGTGAAACTCGTTTGAAAGAGGCTATCATGACTATTCAGGATAATTACGATTATATTTTAATTGATTGTCCACCTTCTTTAGGCCAATTATCAATTAATGCTTTTACTGCCAGCAATTCTATTATTATTCCTGTTCAAAGTGAATACTATGCCTTGGAGGGATTAAGTCAATTATTAAATACTATTCGTTTGGTACAAAAACATTTTAATCCTAATTTAGCTATTGAAGGTGTTTTGTTAACCATGTTTGATGCTCGAACTAATTTAGGAACACAAGTAGTTAATGAAGTTCAAAGTTACTTTGGCGATCGAGTTTACAAGACCATTATTCCCCGCAATACTCGCTTAGCTGAAGCTCCTAGTTATGGCTTACCCATCATTGATTTTGATCGTAAATCGCGGGGAGCAGAAACCTACTTACAACTAGCTGAGGAGGTAGTGAAAAACGATGACTGAAAAAAAGCGTGGCGGCTTAGGCCGCGGAATTGATGCTATCTTTTCTGATTTTGAAGCAGATGAAATCAATTCCGAAAATATAGTAGAAATTAATTTAAATGAAATTCGTCCGAATCCTTATCAGCCTCGTAAAGAATTTGATGAAGCATCTTTAGATGAGTTAGCACAGTCGATTAGAGAAAACGGCGTTTTTCAACCAATTGTTGTACGAAAAAGTGTCAACGGCTACCAAATTGTAGTTGGTGAACGGCGTTTTCGTGCCAGCAAAATTGCCCAACGAAAAACTATTCCTGCCATTGTCCGTGACTTAGATGAAAGTCAAATGATGGAAATTGGCGTCTTAGAAAATTTGCAGCGCGAAGATTTGAATCCCATCGAAGAAGCGCAAGCGTATCAGACTTTAATTGAAAAATTACATTTGACCCAAGAACAGATATCTGAAAAGTTAGGTAAAAGTCGACCTTATATTGCTAATTATTTACGATTATTAACTTTGCCTCCGAAAACTAAACAATTGTTAACAGATTCCAAATTAACAATGGCGCAAGCTCGGACTTTATTAACATTTAAAGATCCTAATAAAATCGATCAAGTAGCGCAAATGGTAGTTGATCAAGGCTTAACGGTGCGACAACTGGAAAAAATGGTGGCACAGCCACAACCGAAAACATCCAAAAAAAATACTAATAAAAAATCCCCTTTTATCAAAGAAACAGAAGAACAACTAATTAATAAATTTGGTACCAGTGTTCGCGTTGTTGATACTAAGGGAGGCAAGGGAAAAATCCAAATTGATTTTTCTTCAACTAAAGATTTGAATCGTATCTTAGAATTGTTAAATATTTCGTTAAATTAATGGAGGGCTGCGGATGTATAATCTTGGAGATATTGTCATGATGAAAAAACCGCATGCTTGCGGTCAAAATCGCTGGGAAATTACGCGCCTCGGTGCAGATATTAAGTTGCGCTGTTTAGGCTGTGGTCATGCAGTAATGTTGAAACGGGCCTATTTTAATAAGCGTTTCAAAAAAATTATTACCCAAGCTCATGAAGTAAAACAAGATCAAGAGGAATTCTATCTTGATCCGCAAAAATTACAGTTACCCAATCTATTAAATTAAGGAGTTTGATTATGTCATTAACAGCAGGAATTGTTGGTTTACCTAATGTTGGTAAATCAACCTTATTTAACGCCATTACAAAGGCTGGTGCCGAAATGGCAAACTATCCATTTGCAACTATTGACCCTAATGTTGGGATGGTTGAGGTTCCTGATCCTCGACTGAAACGTATTGATGAGTTGATCCCCGCCAAAAAGATTGTGCATACCACTTTTGAATTTACTGATATTGCCGGCATTGTTAAGGGTGCTAGCAAAGGCGAAGGTTTAGGAAATAAGTTTTTAGAAAATATCCGTCAAGTTGATGCTATTGTCCATGTTGTTCGTGCTTTTGCGGATGATAATATTACTCATGTCAACGGCAAAATTGATCCAGTTGATGATATTGAAACGATTAATTTGGAATTAAGCATTGCCGATTTAGATAGCATCAACAAACGTTATGCGCGCGTGGAAAAAGTAGCACGGACTAAAGACAAAGAAGCACAAGCAGAACTAGCGGTCTTACAAAAGATTAAGCCTGTATTAGAAGCAGGAGGTGCAGTGCGAGAAATTGACTTTAATGAAGAAGAACAAAAAATTGTTCATAATCTCTTCTTGTTGACTTCTAAACCAGTTTTGTATGTAGCTAACATTGCAGAAGATGACATGGCGCATCCAGAACAGTCAGAGTATTACCAGCAGGTGAAAGCATATGCTGAACAAGCTGGCGCTGAAGTGATTGGCATCTCTGCTAAGACTGAAGAGGAAATTGCTGAACTAGATGACCAAGATCGTCAAGATTTCTTAGAAGCTGAAGGTGTTGAAGAATCAGGTTTAGATCGGTTAATTAGAGCTAGTTATCATCTTTTAGGCTTGGCAACATTTTTCACAGCTGGTGGTCCAGAAACCCGAGCTTGGACTTTCCATCAAGGAATGAAGGCTCCACAAGTCGCAGGAGTTATTCATTCAGATTTTGAACGGGGTTTTATTCGTGCGGAAACTATCTCATTTGCTGATCTTGACCAATATGGGAGCGTGCAAGCTGTTCGTGAAGCTGGCAAATTACGCTTAGAAGGCAAAGAATATGAAGTGCAAGACGGCGATATTATCGAATTTAGATTCAATGTTTAAGGGAGGATAAGATGGATCCACGCGAAAAAAATAAGCAAGCGCAAAGTAAACAGCAAGCTAAAGTTGCGAAAAAGCATGAACAAGCCAAAATTGCTCAAGAAGTTGCCCAAGCTACACCAGAACAATTACAGGCTAAATTAAGCAAGCGCAATGAAGATTATTTATTTAAGCTGCATAAAGCACTCGTTGAAAATGGACAAACTGACCAGGAAGCTCAAAAACAAGTTGATAATTTACTGCAAGAAGTAATTGATAATCAAATTAAAGGTATCCCGGCACGTCAACTTTATGGAACTGTTGCCACCAAGGTTGATGCAATTTTTCATAAAAAAATTGAAGCTAAAAACCATGTTGAATTTTGGAAATTAAGTGTCGATAGTTCGTTATTTATTGCAGCCCTGTTTTTGGTAATGTTTGGAATCATGGGCTTTTTTGTGAAGCATCCTAGCCGTGAAAATCAAATGGGAATTGTGACTACCATTTTAATTTGTATCTTCTGGGGGATTTTACTTTCCTGGTTTAACCAACAAATGATGCTTGATAAAAAGAAACGGAAACCAATGTGGCAAAGCGTTGTGATTCTAATAGTCGGCTTAATAGTTATGTATGTTGGTTCAATGCTTGTTCAATTATTACCAGCTGCAATTAATCCAATTTTGCCACCGATTGTCAATGTTATATTGGCGGCATTAGTCTATGGTATTCGTTGGCTTTTCCGGCATTATTATCACATCACCATCAATACTTTTTCGGGTAGATAAATAGGTAATTTTAAGCGTTGAGTTTATCAGCGCTTTTTTGCTAAATTTTAAAATAATTTGATACAAAAATGAGGATGAGTAATGGCAAATATTAGAAACATTGCAAAACTTTCCGGTGTATCTAAAGCAACAGTATCTAGGATTCTTAATCAAGATGAGTCTTTTTCAGTTTCAGATACTACAAGAAAAAGGGTATTAGAAACAGCTCGTCGCTTAAATTACATTCCAGCTAGTAATGCTAGTAAAGATAGTGTAGAAAGATTACACCTTGGAATTGTTAATTGTGTCAGTGCAGAAGATGAATTAAAAGACCCCTACTTTAGGGAAATAAAAATTGGTATTGAAGAACAAGCTGAATTATGGGGAATGATGTTATTTAAAGAAATTCATTTACCCAGTTATGATTATGATTTAAAAGATCTTTCGCTATGTGGAGCTGTTATTGTCATTGGAACATTAACAGAGGCTTTTTTAGCAAATATTTATCATTATAATCATAATATTATTATTATTGATGATTCACGGCATTTCTTAAATTACGATGTAATTCATAATGATTTTGATCAGCAAACTCAAAATGTATTAGATTTAATGAAGTCTAAAGGCCATCAAAAAATTGCTTTTATCGGTGGTCGTAAAAATCTGAGTGATAATAAAAGCATTAAACATAATGAATTATTAGATGTGCGCGAACAAAGTTATCTTAACTGGATGAAATTAAATGATTTAGAAAAGTATATTAATGTTCAAGTTACACAATGGTCTACTGAAGGTGCAATGAAAGCCGCAAAAAAAATTTTAGCTCTAGATCGACCTACAGCAATACTAACTGCTAGTGACCCACAGGCAATTGGTGTTTATCGTATCATTCAAGAATTTGGTCTGTCTATTCCGAAAGATATTGCTGTTGTTAGTTTTGATGATATTGAGATGGCTCAGTATCTTTATCCATCTTTAACTACTGTCAAGCCGGCAGCTAAAATTATGGGTAAAGAAGCTATTAATTTAGTAAGAGAAAGATTAGTAGATAATCGTAAAGTGTCTTTGGAAATTACAGTTAACTCAAATTTAATTATAAGAGAAAGTCTCTAAGATATGGCAAATAAAAAGCTGGAACAATAGTTCTGGCTTTTTATTTGTTTACTAAATTGTGGATTTACATTTTATATAAAAGACTTGCAAAAAAGGTGAAAAGCGGTTACACTAATTTTAGTAAACAAGTAAACGATAGCTTTGATATTGTTTACTAACTAAAATTTTGATTAGGAGTAAAAAATGGTAAATTCAACTGGTAATCCAAAATCTAGTAAATTAAAGAATATTATATCTAGGGTATCCTATGCTTTTGGGGCTTTTGGAAATGATATGTTTTATGGTGCTTTATCTACATATTTTATTATGTTTGTGACAACTCATTTATTTAACAGTGGTAATAAGACAGAAAATAATAGAATGATTGTGTATATTACTACAATTATTACAGTTTTAAGAATTGTTGAATTACTAATTGATCCTTTTATTGGTAATTGGATTGATCGAACTAAAACACGATTTGGACAGTTCAAACCATGGGTAGTAGTTGGTGGAACGATTACCTCCGTTATATTAATGTTCTTATTTACAGATTTAGGAGGCATTAATAAAACGCATCCTTTACTATATTTAATTGTTTTTGCTGTTCTTTATATAACGATGGATATTTTTTATTCTTTTAAAGATGTGGCTTTTTGGTCAATGGTGCCAGCGCTTTCATTTAGTTCAAAAGAGCGGGAACGAACTGCTTCATCAGCAAGAATTGGATCTACTCTTGGTGGAGGACTAGTTGGAGTAGTAGTAATGCCATTAGTACTATTTTTTTCTTTAAATAAAACTGGTGGTACAGGAGATGCACACGGCTGGTTTGCCTTTGGCTTAATGATAGCTATTGTAGGTATCATTACATCAATAGCTGTTGGTTTAGGAACACATGAAGTTCAATCAGATTTAAGAAAAAACAAAGAGAATACAGTTGGTTTTAAAAAAATTTTTCGGACTTTAACTCAAAATGATCAACTGATGTGGATTGCATTGACTTATGGTATTTACGCCGTTGGTATTAATATTTTAAATTCTTTAGTTCTCTATTACTTTACATTTATTATGGGTAAATCAACGTTATTTTCAGTTTTTCAAACCATAAATATTGTGATTAGTTTGGTGTCTGTGTCTATATTTCCTAAATTAGTGGATAAATTTAATAGAAGAAGAGTATTTGCTAGTTGTATTGGTATCATGTTGGCAGGAATATTATTATTTTCAGTAGCGGGAAAATCTTTGTTTTTAGTTTTAGTAGCTGCAGAAATGTTTCAAGTTCCGCAAGCAGTAATCTTTTTAGTAGTTTTAATGATTATTACTGATTCAGTTGAATATGGTCAATTAAAATTGGGACATCGTGATGAGTCATTAACTCTTTCCATTCGTCCTTTATTAGATAAATTAGGGGGAGCTATTTCTAATGGTGTTGTTGGTCAAGTAGCCGTAATAGCTGGTATGACTACTGGTGCTACCGCGGCATCTATCACATCCGATGGACAGTTTAAATTTAAAGTTATGATGTTTGCAGTCCCAGCAGTTTTCTTAATAATTGCTTTTCTAATTTTTTGGAAAAAATCTACTTTAACTGAAGAAAAACATGCTGAAATTATGGCACAGTTAGAAAAAACATGGGGCAAAGAAGTAAAGCCAGAGGCAAAAGAAGTGCAGCACAATTTCACAATGACTTTAGCATCACCCGTTTCTGGAGAAATAATTGCCTTAGATAAAGTGGCTGATGTGACATTTGCTTCTGGACAGGTAGGACAAGGATTTGCAGTTAAACCAACTGATGGACGAGTGTTAGCACCATTTAATGCCACGGTTAAAAGAATTTTTGAAACTAGACATGCTATTGGGTTGGTGGATGATCATGGCGTAGCTGTATTAATTCATATTGGATTTGATACTGTCAAAATGAAGGGTACAGGCTTTGTCAGTTACGTTCAAGAAGGACAATATGTCACTAAAGGAACAGAATTGATTGAATTTTGGGATCCGGCAATAAAAAAAGCTGGATTTGATGATACCATCACAGTCACTATAACCAATAGTGATAAATTCAGCACTCCTCAAATCCTAGCAAGACCGGGTGAGTTAGTGAGCGCCAATAAACAAGAAGTATTGAAATTACAATAATTTAATTGAAAACGAAGGAAGATATGAAATTGAAAAATTTGATTAATTTTGATGAACAGCAGCAAGTATTTCATCTTCATAATGGAAATATTTCTTATATTTTAGGAATTGATGAGGGTGGGGTACTTTCCCATTTATATTTTGGCCCACGAATTAAAAATTATCATGGGCAATTAAAAAATCCCCGTAAAGACCGTGGTTTTTCTGATAACTTGCCAGGAGCTCAAGAACGTACTTTTTCTTTAGATTTTGTGTTGCAGGAGTACAGTAGCCAGGGTGATGGCGATTTTAGAAATCCAGCTGCAATAATTAGACAAGCCAATGGCTCTTATTCAGCGCGTTTTGTTTACAAAGATTATAAGATAAGCTTTGGTAAACCCCAATTAGATGGACTTCCAGCAGCTTATGTTATTAAGAAAAATGAAGCTCAAACTTTAAAGATTATTTTAGAAGATCAAGTTAATCAATTGGAATTAATTTTGATATATACGATTTATCAAGATTATGACGTTATTGCGCGTTCAGTAGAATTGATTAATAAAAGTGATAAGTCTGTTCACATTGAAAAGCTGGCTTCTATGCAACTTGATCTACCTGCTGGTAAGAAACAGCAAGTTATTTCTTTACCAGGAGCACATGCTAATGAGCGTCAATTGCAAAGAGAAGATATTAACGCTGGGACTAAAGTATTTGAGAGTAGACGTGGCACTACAAGTCATCAAATGAATAATTTTATTGCCATTTGTGATTCTCAAACTGATGAATTTCAAGGAAATATTATCGGCTTGAGTTTTGTTTATTCAGGTAACCATAAAGAGGAAATTGAAAAAGACCAATATGGTGCAACACGAATTCTTGTTGGTATCAATGATGAACAGTTTGATTGGGAAGTTAAAAGTCAGCAGACATTTCAAACTCCAGAAGTCTTGATGACATACTCAGCACAAGGTATGAATAAAATGAGTGATAACTTGCA
The nucleotide sequence above comes from Bombilactobacillus bombi. Encoded proteins:
- a CDS encoding cation:proton antiporter, with product MELFFSILLLIIATVGANIIYSFYPRIPLAFYQIGTGFILSWLPQFNHFQLEPEVFFLIILAPLMFYEGKNTSYLSLRHNWKAIISLAIVLALVTIVIAGGLTSWLWPALPLALALSLAAIVTPTDAVAVSSITAGVEVPEPVMETLENESLFNDASGIVALNLAVVAFSTGHFSLFGSVGRFLVVFVGGVIIGIILGSLLVLLQLFFQRHSFNVAAVILPVNILAPFLVYLAAEELHLSGILAVVAAGIIHGIYQKQLRLTSTGNQVVLTTSWEILSRLLNGFVFVLLGVTLPRNMIDLADFGSQHFIVLMVLAVGLYVVMTLLRFLWAQFGLVKVPAANDREHQKNSWVIAFSGVHGTITLAMAFTLPLVVNNQILPFRTDLIFIAETIIVISLIVPTLVLPKLLPPQKKAFTIKQFNRVVTQMVDYAIQELQAHHNEDYLTLSRVIDLLHTQRGHREHASAKKISHLFQRTQSLEAAIINDYARNGEISWESAQRYEIKQLFYLRKILLKPWTRFKLAWTILRLLFFNQRQLLIKAYQFKKHPTPESENYQTDVRKMENWGYHAVIKYLRRMQRPDNKAEIRILRHYYELRHQRINNPVDNAANESELLIAAFQYEYSFVQQAAQKQELSEDLVQAINEKISTDQFVYMTSDD
- a CDS encoding stage II sporulation protein M, coding for MLKYNQDFLKRYLKWGWLAFISITVIFAGITGYLAHVYPTAIHNMIKLLRSILPTSGNNTQMFWGILLNNEKATLIILLLALIPIPGFYWLTFIMTSLSVGFVLGVRGAQSGWLLAVKAFVLGILPHGIFEMSALLLVVALAAQLNRGWRNFLFSRQLQQPISVKALLLQYLLIVVPLIALAALIEGFITPILLQWA
- the rsmG gene encoding 16S rRNA (guanine(527)-N(7))-methyltransferase RsmG, with the translated sequence MNPQELQLSLAHQNINLSDQQMAQLQQYFQLLVETNKVMNLTNITEESAVYVKHFYDSLTPMFYDQQLTQAVSVADIGTGAGFPGIVLKIANPKLHLTLVDSLNKRLNFLQQVVDQLQLSKVQLVHARAEEFGQQAQYRQQYDYVVARAVANLPVLLELCLPVVKQGGYFIALKGAQAETEMAAAKSALFKLGGQIERVEKLELPQAAGERQLIWIQKIKSTPAKFPRKPGIPARNPL
- a CDS encoding ParB/RepB/Spo0J family partition protein, producing the protein MSIFDRFVDSKPVAEDDEIQVQELPVEQIIPNTYQPRHDFNEVQINELAQSIQANGLLQPIIVRQNDEQKYEIIAGERRFRAIQRLNWTSIPAIIREYTNQESAALALIENLQREDLNPIEEAQAYAKLEQMEQLQQKDLARKLGKSQSYVANKLRLLKLAPQVQQAISNGQISQRHGRALLNLNLEQQQALLPQIINKKLTVKATEDLVEKTLHPQVKKQTKVRALTSNNSKLSINTLHDSIKLAQKNGAQFTYQEVDTDQEYKMIITVKKEDQHG
- a CDS encoding ParA family protein translates to MARVISLANQKGGVGKTTTTINLGACLSELGKQVLVIDIDPQGNATSGLGIKKVDVTQDIYDVIINELPLQKTIMKTERSGLDIVPATIQLAGAEMELTSMMARETRLKEAIMTIQDNYDYILIDCPPSLGQLSINAFTASNSIIIPVQSEYYALEGLSQLLNTIRLVQKHFNPNLAIEGVLLTMFDARTNLGTQVVNEVQSYFGDRVYKTIIPRNTRLAEAPSYGLPIIDFDRKSRGAETYLQLAEEVVKNDD
- a CDS encoding ParB/RepB/Spo0J family partition protein, whose amino-acid sequence is MTEKKRGGLGRGIDAIFSDFEADEINSENIVEINLNEIRPNPYQPRKEFDEASLDELAQSIRENGVFQPIVVRKSVNGYQIVVGERRFRASKIAQRKTIPAIVRDLDESQMMEIGVLENLQREDLNPIEEAQAYQTLIEKLHLTQEQISEKLGKSRPYIANYLRLLTLPPKTKQLLTDSKLTMAQARTLLTFKDPNKIDQVAQMVVDQGLTVRQLEKMVAQPQPKTSKKNTNKKSPFIKETEEQLINKFGTSVRVVDTKGGKGKIQIDFSSTKDLNRILELLNISLN
- a CDS encoding DUF951 domain-containing protein, which encodes MYNLGDIVMMKKPHACGQNRWEITRLGADIKLRCLGCGHAVMLKRAYFNKRFKKIITQAHEVKQDQEEFYLDPQKLQLPNLLN
- the ychF gene encoding redox-regulated ATPase YchF: MSLTAGIVGLPNVGKSTLFNAITKAGAEMANYPFATIDPNVGMVEVPDPRLKRIDELIPAKKIVHTTFEFTDIAGIVKGASKGEGLGNKFLENIRQVDAIVHVVRAFADDNITHVNGKIDPVDDIETINLELSIADLDSINKRYARVEKVARTKDKEAQAELAVLQKIKPVLEAGGAVREIDFNEEEQKIVHNLFLLTSKPVLYVANIAEDDMAHPEQSEYYQQVKAYAEQAGAEVIGISAKTEEEIAELDDQDRQDFLEAEGVEESGLDRLIRASYHLLGLATFFTAGGPETRAWTFHQGMKAPQVAGVIHSDFERGFIRAETISFADLDQYGSVQAVREAGKLRLEGKEYEVQDGDIIEFRFNV
- a CDS encoding DUF1129 family protein — translated: MDPREKNKQAQSKQQAKVAKKHEQAKIAQEVAQATPEQLQAKLSKRNEDYLFKLHKALVENGQTDQEAQKQVDNLLQEVIDNQIKGIPARQLYGTVATKVDAIFHKKIEAKNHVEFWKLSVDSSLFIAALFLVMFGIMGFFVKHPSRENQMGIVTTILICIFWGILLSWFNQQMMLDKKKRKPMWQSVVILIVGLIVMYVGSMLVQLLPAAINPILPPIVNVILAALVYGIRWLFRHYYHITINTFSGR
- a CDS encoding LacI family DNA-binding transcriptional regulator, whose amino-acid sequence is MANIRNIAKLSGVSKATVSRILNQDESFSVSDTTRKRVLETARRLNYIPASNASKDSVERLHLGIVNCVSAEDELKDPYFREIKIGIEEQAELWGMMLFKEIHLPSYDYDLKDLSLCGAVIVIGTLTEAFLANIYHYNHNIIIIDDSRHFLNYDVIHNDFDQQTQNVLDLMKSKGHQKIAFIGGRKNLSDNKSIKHNELLDVREQSYLNWMKLNDLEKYINVQVTQWSTEGAMKAAKKILALDRPTAILTASDPQAIGVYRIIQEFGLSIPKDIAVVSFDDIEMAQYLYPSLTTVKPAAKIMGKEAINLVRERLVDNRKVSLEITVNSNLIIRESL
- a CDS encoding glycoside-pentoside-hexuronide (GPH):cation symporter → MVNSTGNPKSSKLKNIISRVSYAFGAFGNDMFYGALSTYFIMFVTTHLFNSGNKTENNRMIVYITTIITVLRIVELLIDPFIGNWIDRTKTRFGQFKPWVVVGGTITSVILMFLFTDLGGINKTHPLLYLIVFAVLYITMDIFYSFKDVAFWSMVPALSFSSKERERTASSARIGSTLGGGLVGVVVMPLVLFFSLNKTGGTGDAHGWFAFGLMIAIVGIITSIAVGLGTHEVQSDLRKNKENTVGFKKIFRTLTQNDQLMWIALTYGIYAVGINILNSLVLYYFTFIMGKSTLFSVFQTINIVISLVSVSIFPKLVDKFNRRRVFASCIGIMLAGILLFSVAGKSLFLVLVAAEMFQVPQAVIFLVVLMIITDSVEYGQLKLGHRDESLTLSIRPLLDKLGGAISNGVVGQVAVIAGMTTGATAASITSDGQFKFKVMMFAVPAVFLIIAFLIFWKKSTLTEEKHAEIMAQLEKTWGKEVKPEAKEVQHNFTMTLASPVSGEIIALDKVADVTFASGQVGQGFAVKPTDGRVLAPFNATVKRIFETRHAIGLVDDHGVAVLIHIGFDTVKMKGTGFVSYVQEGQYVTKGTELIEFWDPAIKKAGFDDTITVTITNSDKFSTPQILARPGELVSANKQEVLKLQ